Proteins found in one Mycoplasmopsis citelli genomic segment:
- a CDS encoding aminopeptidase P family protein: MDRKRLDKMFENLKVDAYISEAPQTRLWYAGVQTSDGLIVIEKDKATLFVDSRYIEYCQKHAKNVEVVLMTGDVLKKWFDNKKFNSIVLENNYLVKNWENRIVSLVKPQQVQWVDAQDLRIIKSAEEIEKMQKVIDISLAAYEEFIQWVKPGVSEKEGAAMLNFLMKKHGADKEGFDEIIASGASSAEPHHHPTDKLIEDNSLLKVDFGALYKGYTADITRTTILGDKNKANPKMLEILQIVEEAAYLGRKNVKPGIKASEIDKICRDYIISKGYGDYFLHGTGHGLGIDVHEFPNVSSRSDYILEPGMIITVEPGIYLEGIGGARIEDDILVTETGRYVFSRPNEK, translated from the coding sequence ATGGACAGAAAAAGATTAGATAAAATGTTTGAAAATTTAAAAGTTGATGCTTATATTTCAGAAGCTCCACAAACTAGATTATGGTACGCAGGAGTTCAAACATCAGATGGTTTAATTGTTATTGAAAAAGATAAAGCAACCTTATTTGTTGATTCTCGTTATATTGAATATTGTCAAAAACATGCTAAAAATGTAGAAGTTGTGCTAATGACTGGTGATGTTCTTAAAAAATGATTTGATAATAAAAAATTCAATTCAATTGTTTTAGAAAATAATTATTTAGTTAAAAATTGAGAAAATCGAATTGTTTCGTTAGTTAAACCGCAACAAGTGCAATGAGTAGATGCTCAGGATTTAAGAATTATCAAAAGTGCTGAAGAAATTGAAAAAATGCAAAAAGTTATCGATATTTCTTTAGCTGCATATGAAGAATTTATCCAGTGAGTAAAACCTGGTGTTTCGGAAAAAGAAGGAGCTGCAATGCTTAACTTCTTAATGAAAAAACACGGAGCAGATAAAGAAGGATTTGATGAAATTATCGCTTCAGGAGCTTCATCAGCTGAACCACACCATCACCCTACCGACAAACTAATTGAAGATAATTCTTTATTGAAAGTTGATTTTGGAGCTTTATACAAAGGTTATACAGCTGATATTACAAGAACCACAATTTTAGGTGATAAAAATAAAGCAAATCCTAAAATGTTAGAAATTTTGCAAATTGTTGAAGAAGCAGCTTATTTAGGTAGAAAAAATGTTAAACCAGGAATTAAAGCTAGCGAAATTGACAAAATTTGCCGTGATTACATTATTTCAAAAGGATATGGAGATTACTTTTTACACGGAACAGGGCATGGTCTTGGAATTGATGTTCACGAATTTCCGAATGTTTCATCAAGATCTGATTATATTTTAGAACCTGGAATGATTATTACAGTTGAACCTGGAATTTATTTAGAAGGAATAGGTGGAGCAAGGATTGAAGATGATATATTAGTTACTGAAACTGGTAGATATGTCTTTTCAAGGCCAAATGAAAAATAA
- a CDS encoding M17 family metallopeptidase codes for MIKIQEKLNENNIALKIVFENSSHPEFVIKKQNHITEDLSNNVAYLYVEKEYFSYFEVQNLLRKLPKSINRDYVLDVASLEEKFNKEEALRLAVLSTDFGSAKLFKKTFKSEKTEEKELSLLVQNYDDKYLKELLIVAEAITTTRNLQITPENFLNSENLASFVASDLSGIENLKVKVLTKKEIEQLNMGLLLSVNKGSTHEPRVVVIEYNGNPESQEKTVYVGKGITFDTGGVNTKGYHMEGMKFDMSGSAIVAYALKAIAQLKLAKNVSAIMCITDNRINGDASLPENVYQSMSGKWVEVADTDAEGRLVLADGLYYAAEILKATTIVDVATLTGAILSSLGHVYTGVFSQSDAKVKSFLKAASQVKEKVWRMPMHEDYDKGNKSSKVADLLNWSSTVRQDSSQAAMFLKEFVKDVDYIHCDIAGTADFKGEPQGVLVATLVEFAKNL; via the coding sequence ATGATTAAAATTCAAGAAAAATTAAATGAAAATAATATTGCTTTAAAGATAGTATTTGAAAATTCTTCACACCCAGAATTTGTAATTAAAAAACAAAATCACATTACTGAAGATTTATCAAATAATGTTGCTTATTTATATGTTGAAAAAGAATATTTTTCATACTTTGAAGTTCAAAATCTCTTAAGAAAACTTCCAAAATCAATTAATCGTGATTATGTTTTAGATGTTGCTTCATTGGAAGAAAAATTTAATAAAGAAGAAGCTCTTCGTCTTGCAGTTTTATCAACTGATTTTGGAAGTGCAAAATTATTTAAAAAAACTTTTAAATCAGAAAAAACAGAAGAAAAAGAATTATCACTTTTAGTTCAAAATTATGATGATAAATATTTAAAAGAATTACTTATTGTTGCTGAAGCAATTACAACAACAAGAAACTTACAAATTACTCCAGAAAACTTTTTAAATAGTGAAAATTTAGCTTCTTTTGTTGCTTCAGATTTATCAGGAATTGAAAATTTAAAAGTTAAAGTTCTTACTAAAAAAGAAATTGAACAACTAAATATGGGGCTTTTACTCTCGGTAAATAAAGGAAGTACTCACGAACCAAGAGTTGTGGTTATTGAGTACAATGGAAATCCAGAATCTCAAGAAAAAACTGTTTATGTAGGTAAAGGAATTACATTTGATACTGGAGGAGTTAACACCAAAGGATATCATATGGAAGGTATGAAATTCGATATGTCTGGTTCAGCAATTGTTGCATATGCTCTAAAGGCAATTGCTCAATTAAAACTAGCTAAAAATGTCTCTGCAATTATGTGCATTACCGATAATAGAATTAACGGGGATGCTTCTTTACCAGAAAATGTTTATCAATCAATGAGCGGAAAATGAGTTGAAGTTGCTGATACTGATGCTGAGGGTAGATTAGTGCTTGCAGATGGTCTTTATTATGCAGCTGAAATACTTAAAGCAACTACAATTGTGGATGTTGCGACTTTAACTGGAGCTATTTTATCTTCACTTGGACATGTTTATACTGGAGTATTTAGCCAAAGCGATGCTAAAGTTAAATCTTTTTTAAAAGCTGCTTCACAAGTTAAAGAAAAAGTTTGAAGAATGCCAATGCATGAAGATTATGATAAAGGGAATAAATCTTCAAAAGTTGCTGATTTATTAAACTGAAGTTCAACTGTGCGTCAAGATTCTTCACAAGCGGCTATGTTTTTGAAAGAATTTGTTAAAGATGTAGATTATATTCACTGCGATATTGCAGGTACAGCTGATTTTAAAGGTGAACCTCAAGGTGTATTGGTTGCAACCTTGGTAGAATTTGCTAAAAACTTATAA
- a CDS encoding TatD family hydrolase, producing the protein MAKKKNNFIDAHNHLTNRFYPDWVIDEIINQAKTHNIEFMIVNGGHRDENHKVVELAKKNAIVKAAVGIHPEDLKQIEDVKLILPLLKKDIVAIGEIGLDYFYDDGPDHKLQRQAFEKQIILAQEHNLPIVVHIRDKEDVWNAYQDAYNIMKKYKVKSMLHTFAGNLEWTKKFQELNCYFSFSGVVTYGSASQTREVIEYLPLNQILTETDSPYLRVHPYSGQTNEPNTVLFVAYYIAGLKKVGMDKFVSKINQNLRDLFNLK; encoded by the coding sequence ATGGCAAAGAAAAAAAATAACTTTATAGATGCACATAACCATCTTACAAATAGATTTTATCCTGATTGAGTAATTGACGAAATTATCAATCAAGCTAAAACTCATAACATCGAATTTATGATTGTTAATGGAGGACATCGGGATGAAAATCATAAAGTCGTTGAACTCGCTAAAAAAAATGCAATTGTTAAGGCAGCTGTCGGGATTCATCCTGAAGATCTTAAACAAATTGAAGATGTAAAATTAATTTTACCTTTACTTAAAAAAGATATTGTTGCAATAGGTGAAATTGGACTTGATTATTTTTACGATGATGGTCCAGATCACAAATTACAAAGACAAGCTTTTGAAAAACAAATTATTCTTGCACAAGAACATAATTTACCAATAGTTGTGCATATTCGTGATAAAGAAGATGTATGAAATGCATATCAAGATGCTTATAATATTATGAAAAAATATAAGGTTAAATCAATGCTTCATACTTTTGCCGGAAACTTAGAATGAACAAAAAAATTTCAAGAGTTAAATTGCTATTTTTCTTTTAGTGGGGTAGTCACTTATGGAAGTGCAAGTCAAACAAGAGAAGTTATAGAATATTTACCTTTAAATCAAATCTTAACTGAAACTGATTCTCCATATTTAAGAGTTCATCCTTATAGTGGACAAACCAATGAACCAAATACTGTTTTATTTGTTGCTTATTATATTGCAGGACTAAAAAAAGTGGGGATGGATAAATTTGTTTCAAAAATAAATCAAAACTTAAGAGACCTTTTTAACCTAAAATAG
- a CDS encoding DUF2130 domain-containing protein produces MSKKLSIEIKDVEKLQFFIKETAQEGDYIDLNDLLNKDFTNIHSFKSDLTEKLKNMYKQSFLQEYEQTKKQENEKTISLIENNLKLEFEAKKEKEIQDQKDQFTQELSKKESELVKVKSDLESLKIQKEEQEKRIDLIKKDLQNEIENQKNIEIQGLKFNYEQQINQKENEIVKLKTNLEIEKSSAEQKIKDTVENEVGKRENDLIRQYEEKLRNEVKEKEIKISSLERELNDFSKMSTKMIGEDLENKVEDRLREMFAPFREFVKFGKITKAKSEKNADETSLEGKKTKADFYVEFLSKKTQESIGKIIIECKSQESDKGTTKNSDHFKKLEKDRNKENAHFALLVTNLEANKEFFVYTPNEDEYQKIVVLRLPFLGSVLSLFYSYFEKLEMSKINEESVQRAQAFMLGAENIKKVFIDSLKGLKDRQEEIFKAINGLRSQTDKLEKLVDKMVRIDLNKIYKSLTFQRDLPSEFLLTNFPETSEEKLKELPYEELISK; encoded by the coding sequence ATGAGCAAAAAATTATCAATTGAAATTAAAGATGTTGAAAAGTTACAATTTTTCATCAAAGAAACAGCACAAGAAGGTGATTATATTGATTTAAACGATCTTTTAAACAAAGATTTTACCAATATTCACTCTTTTAAAAGTGATTTAACTGAAAAATTAAAAAACATGTATAAGCAAAGTTTTTTACAAGAATATGAGCAAACAAAAAAACAAGAAAATGAAAAAACTATTTCATTAATTGAAAATAATTTAAAACTTGAATTTGAAGCAAAAAAAGAAAAAGAAATTCAAGATCAAAAAGATCAATTTACACAAGAATTAAGTAAAAAAGAATCGGAATTAGTAAAGGTAAAGAGTGATTTAGAATCTCTTAAAATTCAAAAAGAAGAGCAAGAAAAAAGAATTGATTTGATTAAAAAAGATCTTCAAAATGAAATAGAAAATCAAAAAAATATCGAAATTCAAGGACTTAAGTTTAATTATGAACAACAAATAAATCAAAAAGAAAATGAAATTGTTAAATTAAAAACTAATTTAGAAATTGAAAAAAGTAGTGCTGAACAAAAAATTAAAGATACTGTAGAAAATGAAGTTGGTAAAAGAGAAAATGATTTAATCAGACAATATGAAGAAAAATTAAGAAACGAAGTTAAAGAAAAAGAAATAAAAATTTCGTCTCTTGAACGAGAACTTAATGATTTTTCGAAAATGTCTACAAAAATGATTGGAGAAGATTTAGAAAATAAAGTTGAAGATCGACTACGTGAAATGTTTGCTCCATTTAGAGAATTTGTAAAATTTGGAAAAATTACAAAAGCCAAATCTGAAAAAAATGCTGATGAAACTTCACTTGAAGGAAAAAAAACTAAGGCTGATTTTTATGTTGAGTTTTTAAGCAAAAAAACTCAAGAATCAATTGGAAAAATTATTATTGAATGTAAATCTCAAGAATCGGACAAAGGGACCACTAAAAACTCAGACCACTTTAAAAAGCTTGAAAAAGATCGAAATAAAGAAAATGCCCATTTTGCACTTCTTGTAACTAATTTAGAAGCTAATAAAGAATTTTTTGTCTATACACCTAATGAAGATGAGTATCAAAAAATTGTAGTGTTAAGATTACCTTTTTTAGGATCTGTTCTTTCGTTATTTTATTCTTATTTTGAAAAACTTGAAATGAGTAAAATTAATGAAGAATCAGTTCAAAGAGCTCAGGCATTTATGCTTGGAGCAGAAAATATAAAGAAAGTATTTATAGATTCTTTAAAAGGATTAAAAGATAGACAAGAAGAAATTTTTAAAGCAATTAATGGATTAAGATCTCAAACTGATAAGTTAGAAAAACTAGTTGATAAAATGGTTCGAATTGATCTTAATAAAATTTATAAATCTTTAACATTTCAACGTGATTTACCTTCTGAATTTTTATTAACTAATTTTCCTGAAACATCAGAAGAAAAATTAAAAGAACTACCATATGAAGAACTTATATCAAAATAA
- a CDS encoding AlbA family DNA-binding domain-containing protein: MKMNILDIKKMAHEILKNQQVENDFIEYKKSLTFKGSILKTACAFANNYMNNEIGLIFIGVEEVDDEKSGIKAIPKIPISGIEKSLLEKTEKEVKSLLSHINVRPKINYQIIADKIDNKHYIVIAIEEYYNGPYTTTEKAEKDENIRLKQGKYIRIERDSRIPTSSEEYELTRKFANLNFSSSWNEKATLDDLNWDYMKNI, from the coding sequence ATGAAGATGAACATATTAGATATTAAAAAAATGGCTCACGAAATTTTAAAAAACCAACAAGTTGAAAATGATTTTATCGAATATAAGAAATCTCTCACTTTTAAGGGCAGTATTTTAAAAACTGCTTGTGCATTTGCTAATAATTACATGAATAATGAAATAGGATTAATATTTATTGGAGTTGAAGAAGTAGATGATGAAAAATCGGGAATAAAAGCTATTCCTAAAATACCTATATCAGGAATAGAAAAATCTCTTTTGGAAAAAACTGAAAAAGAAGTTAAATCTCTTCTCTCTCATATAAATGTACGTCCAAAAATTAATTATCAAATAATTGCAGATAAAATTGATAATAAACATTATATTGTTATTGCTATTGAAGAATATTATAATGGACCTTACACAACAACTGAAAAAGCAGAAAAAGATGAAAATATTAGACTTAAACAAGGAAAGTATATTAGAATAGAAAGAGATTCTCGTATTCCTACAAGTTCAGAAGAATATGAACTTACAAGAAAATTTGCGAATTTGAATTTTTCTTCTAGTTGAAATGAAAAAGCTACTCTTGATGATTTAAATTGAGATTATATGAAAAATATTTAA
- the mnmE gene encoding tRNA uridine-5-carboxymethylaminomethyl(34) synthesis GTPase MnmE: protein MYDNIAAISSGSYVNQPISIVRVAGPDAAKIVSKIFKGKQGKDHEITYGHIFDGPQMIDEVLVMWFVGKEKEGQIIYNNYCGEPLVEINCHGGIITTNLVLETILKNGARLAEKGEFTRRAFLNGKIDLVKAEAIHELIFAQTTLQSKASINKFNGKTSELIDKFINDISYLIGLSEVNIDYPEYLDLENIDDQIMLTSLNKLKIQLQEIVSLSENARYVFEGVKVALVGKPNVGKSSILNALLSEDKAIVTDIAGTTRDTIEASYQIQGMLFKLVDTAGIREAKEKVESIGIAKSFEQIQKADLVIHVFDPTQENNQYDDLIYQEATKNNKIYIKVMNKADLNILSSKEFVSISAKENQIQELENALVAHFDNINVLDERILSNTRQLSLVKQALISIDNAILTIQSGMTFDVIIVDLYDAWESLQNIKGNVNKEDLLDAMFKNFCLGK, encoded by the coding sequence ATGTATGATAATATTGCTGCAATTTCATCTGGTTCATATGTTAACCAACCAATTTCAATAGTTAGAGTTGCTGGTCCAGATGCTGCCAAAATAGTTTCAAAAATTTTTAAAGGGAAACAAGGTAAAGATCATGAAATTACTTATGGTCATATTTTTGATGGTCCACAGATGATTGATGAAGTTTTAGTAATGTGGTTTGTCGGGAAAGAAAAAGAAGGTCAAATTATTTACAACAATTACTGCGGAGAACCTTTAGTAGAAATTAATTGTCATGGCGGTATAATAACTACTAATTTAGTTTTAGAAACAATTTTAAAAAACGGAGCTAGACTTGCTGAAAAAGGCGAATTTACTCGCAGAGCCTTTTTAAATGGAAAAATTGACCTAGTAAAAGCTGAAGCCATTCACGAATTAATTTTTGCTCAAACTACTTTGCAAAGCAAAGCCTCAATTAACAAATTCAACGGAAAAACGAGCGAATTAATTGATAAATTCATTAATGATATTTCTTATTTAATTGGACTTAGTGAAGTAAATATCGATTATCCTGAGTATTTAGATTTAGAAAATATTGATGATCAAATTATGCTAACAAGTTTGAACAAACTTAAAATTCAACTTCAAGAAATTGTTTCTTTATCTGAAAATGCTCGCTATGTTTTTGAAGGAGTAAAAGTTGCTTTAGTTGGAAAACCTAATGTGGGTAAAAGTAGTATTTTAAATGCTCTTCTTTCTGAAGATAAAGCTATTGTCACTGATATAGCCGGAACTACTCGTGATACAATTGAAGCTTCATACCAAATTCAAGGAATGTTATTTAAATTAGTTGATACGGCCGGAATTAGAGAAGCAAAAGAAAAAGTTGAATCAATTGGAATTGCAAAATCTTTTGAACAAATTCAAAAAGCCGATCTTGTTATTCATGTCTTTGACCCAACCCAAGAAAATAACCAATATGATGATTTAATTTATCAAGAAGCAACAAAAAACAATAAAATTTACATCAAAGTAATGAATAAAGCTGACTTAAACATTTTAAGTTCTAAAGAATTTGTTTCTATTTCAGCTAAGGAAAATCAAATTCAAGAGCTAGAAAATGCTCTTGTTGCTCATTTTGATAATATTAATGTTTTAGATGAACGAATTTTATCTAACACCAGACAACTTTCGTTAGTTAAACAAGCATTAATTTCAATTGATAATGCAATTTTGACAATTCAATCAGGAATGACTTTTGATGTAATTATTGTTGATTTATACGATGCGTGAGAATCATTACAAAATATCAAAGGAAATGTAAATAAAGAAGATCTTTTAGATGCAATGTTTAAGAACTTTTGTTTAGGAAAATAA
- a CDS encoding IMPACT family protein, with translation MNYRSELIVKKSSFYSYIFRISNKNEIKNFLQKIAKEHKKARHICYAYLFLEDGRENAGFSDDGEPKNTAGRPIYELLKIKKLNNLLVITVRYFGGIKLGAGGLTRAYRESANLSLQLFIKENSVGE, from the coding sequence ATGAATTATAGGAGTGAGCTTATAGTTAAAAAATCTTCTTTTTATTCATACATTTTTCGCATATCTAATAAAAATGAAATTAAAAATTTTTTGCAAAAAATTGCTAAAGAACACAAAAAAGCAAGACATATTTGTTATGCTTACTTATTTTTAGAAGATGGACGAGAAAATGCAGGATTTAGTGATGACGGAGAACCAAAAAACACTGCCGGAAGACCAATTTACGAATTATTAAAAATTAAAAAACTTAATAACTTATTAGTTATAACTGTTAGATATTTCGGGGGTATAAAACTAGGTGCCGGTGGTTTAACTAGAGCTTATCGAGAAAGTGCAAATTTATCACTGCAATTATTTATAAAAGAAAATTCAGTAGGAGAATAA
- a CDS encoding PQ-loop domain-containing transporter produces MNILDTSIAVFGWFTVVLTVGLSFPQLIKLLKERKTQKVNFYSFWILHIGILTWTIFGVLSDSTNPFKLQNVVIADGVSLFVNGIMTYLLYHFYDFNLTKPSKLPVVLQSVQARKLLAFAGVLLTWVIGIIFISLYFSNSAFRISSNAATIFAIIAPSLTTFAFAPQLYTSIKNKNWKGISPMMFIIFELNNFCWIVFWILSISKYGANLDLIGGLIWQIVSFILYGYQLSMVIRFNYFKANNFA; encoded by the coding sequence ATGAACATTTTGGATACTTCAATAGCAGTTTTTGGTTGGTTTACTGTTGTTTTAACAGTTGGGTTATCATTTCCGCAACTTATTAAACTTCTTAAAGAAAGAAAAACGCAAAAAGTAAATTTTTATTCTTTTTGAATTTTGCACATTGGAATTTTAACTTGAACAATTTTTGGGGTATTAAGTGATTCAACAAATCCTTTTAAGCTTCAAAATGTTGTTATTGCTGATGGTGTTTCATTATTTGTTAATGGAATTATGACTTATTTACTTTATCATTTTTATGATTTTAATTTAACAAAACCAAGTAAGCTTCCGGTAGTACTACAAAGTGTCCAAGCTAGAAAATTGCTTGCTTTTGCCGGAGTATTATTAACTTGAGTAATTGGAATTATTTTCATTAGCCTTTACTTTAGTAATTCAGCTTTTCGAATTTCTTCAAATGCGGCCACAATTTTTGCTATTATAGCTCCATCACTAACAACTTTTGCTTTTGCTCCACAACTTTATACTTCAATAAAAAACAAAAATTGAAAAGGCATCTCACCAATGATGTTTATTATTTTTGAATTAAATAACTTTTGTTGAATTGTCTTTTGAATTTTATCAATTTCAAAATATGGAGCAAATTTAGATTTAATTGGTGGATTAATTTGACAAATTGTTTCATTTATTTTGTATGGATACCAATTAAGTATGGTTATTAGATTTAATTATTTTAAAGCAAATAATTTTGCTTAA
- the rsmA gene encoding 16S rRNA (adenine(1518)-N(6)/adenine(1519)-N(6))-dimethyltransferase RsmA → MKKEIYAKKHFGQNFLKDQNIINKIIEVFDFNNQPVLEIGPGRGALTKELVKNASEVTCYEIDSDMVNILNAQFSEQKNLKIINEDFLKADLNTFKNTYIIANIPYYITTDILFKIFENKDKFKGVLLMVQKEVAQRMSASINSPEYSKLSVSCQYLAKVKLEFIVKASCFSPAPKVDSAIVSLVFKENISTSQWNEIKEFFKLCFANRRKKLIYSLLKKYNKDKIIQSFTELKHSENVRIQQLNVSEIVQLYEKLN, encoded by the coding sequence ATGAAAAAGGAAATTTATGCTAAAAAACATTTTGGTCAAAACTTTTTAAAAGACCAAAATATTATTAATAAAATTATTGAAGTTTTTGACTTTAACAATCAACCAGTTTTAGAAATAGGCCCTGGAAGAGGAGCATTAACTAAAGAATTAGTTAAAAATGCTTCTGAAGTAACTTGCTACGAAATAGATTCGGATATGGTAAATATTTTAAATGCTCAATTTTCAGAGCAAAAAAACTTAAAAATTATAAATGAAGACTTTTTAAAAGCTGATTTAAACACTTTTAAAAATACTTATATTATCGCTAATATTCCTTATTACATTACTACCGATATTTTATTTAAAATTTTTGAAAACAAAGATAAATTTAAAGGTGTTTTGCTAATGGTGCAAAAAGAAGTTGCCCAAAGAATGAGTGCTTCAATTAATTCTCCTGAATATTCAAAATTATCTGTATCTTGCCAATATTTGGCAAAAGTCAAATTAGAATTTATTGTTAAAGCATCTTGTTTTTCTCCGGCCCCAAAAGTCGATTCAGCTATTGTATCGCTAGTTTTTAAAGAAAATATTTCAACTTCTCAATGAAATGAAATCAAAGAATTTTTTAAACTTTGTTTTGCTAATCGAAGAAAAAAGCTCATATATTCATTATTGAAAAAATACAATAAAGATAAAATTATCCAATCATTTACAGAACTAAAACATTCAGAAAATGTGCGTATTCAACAACTAAATGTAAGTGAAATTGTTCAATTGTACGAAAAATTAAATTAA
- a CDS encoding M17 family metallopeptidase gives MKIKQIDKVRNNDLLLKAVFKGDEYPSTLIEKNSTVTEYLDKNEALVYLGEEKDYKFEVVFKFAKSYFASQSRNVQVDLDSFVKGVVCEPCVVRAFTEAYNFVNAKIYNAKTLKKDTKYQTSLLMQANENLYKDVFEKYTILSEAVNFARDLQVTPPNILNSEYLAELVEKNLSQYENLKVTVLNKKQIEDLKMGLLLSVNRGSVYEPRVVVIEYNGNPESQEKTVYVGKGITFDSGGYSLKPSRSMLDMKFDMSGSVFVASALKAIAQLKPKTNVAAIMCITDNRVNGDASLPDSVWTSMNGKTVEVNNTDAEGRLVMADGLTYAVRELKATRLVDVATLTGAILVALGHTYTGVWATTDKAWDDLKQAADRAKELVWRMPLDEEFAKEIKNSVVADLKNTDLSGAGAGSSSAAMFLKEFTEDVEYIHLDVAGTANKGSKPDGAMVKTLVELALASK, from the coding sequence ATGAAAATTAAACAAATTGATAAAGTCAGAAATAACGACTTATTATTAAAAGCTGTTTTTAAAGGCGATGAATATCCATCTACTTTAATTGAAAAAAATTCAACAGTAACTGAATACCTAGATAAAAACGAAGCTTTAGTTTATTTAGGAGAAGAAAAAGATTATAAATTTGAAGTTGTCTTTAAATTTGCTAAAAGCTATTTTGCTTCTCAAAGCAGAAATGTTCAAGTGGACCTTGATTCATTTGTTAAAGGGGTAGTTTGTGAACCTTGTGTAGTAAGAGCTTTTACTGAAGCATATAATTTTGTAAATGCAAAAATTTACAACGCTAAAACACTTAAAAAAGACACTAAATACCAAACTTCACTACTCATGCAAGCAAACGAAAATTTATATAAAGATGTTTTTGAAAAATATACCATTTTATCAGAAGCTGTTAACTTTGCTAGAGACTTACAAGTAACCCCACCAAATATTTTAAACTCTGAGTATCTTGCTGAATTAGTTGAAAAAAACTTATCTCAATATGAAAACTTAAAAGTTACTGTTTTAAACAAAAAACAAATTGAAGATTTAAAAATGGGGCTTTTACTTTCGGTTAACCGTGGAAGCGTTTATGAACCAAGAGTTGTAGTTATTGAATACAATGGAAATCCAGAATCTCAAGAAAAAACTGTTTATGTAGGTAAAGGAATTACTTTTGATTCAGGAGGATACTCACTTAAACCAAGTCGTTCAATGCTTGATATGAAATTTGATATGTCTGGTTCGGTATTTGTTGCTAGTGCTCTTAAAGCAATTGCACAATTAAAACCTAAAACAAATGTTGCAGCTATTATGTGTATTACCGATAATAGAGTTAATGGGGATGCTTCTCTTCCAGACTCAGTATGAACCTCAATGAATGGAAAAACTGTTGAAGTTAATAACACTGATGCTGAAGGAAGACTCGTTATGGCTGATGGATTAACATATGCTGTTAGAGAACTTAAAGCAACAAGACTTGTGGATGTAGCGACTTTAACTGGAGCTATTTTAGTGGCTTTAGGACACACATACACTGGAGTATGAGCTACCACCGATAAAGCTTGAGATGATTTAAAGCAAGCAGCTGATAGAGCTAAGGAACTTGTTTGAAGAATGCCTTTAGATGAAGAGTTTGCTAAAGAAATTAAAAATTCAGTAGTTGCAGACCTTAAAAATACTGATCTTAGTGGTGCTGGAGCTGGAAGTTCTTCGGCTGCAATGTTTTTAAAAGAATTTACTGAAGATGTTGAATACATTCACCTTGATGTTGCTGGAACAGCTAATAAAGGTTCAAAACCAGATGGTGCAATGGTTAAAACTTTAGTTGAGCTTGCTTTAGCTTCAAAATAA